A single genomic interval of Nocardioides nitrophenolicus harbors:
- a CDS encoding phosphotransferase family protein, with protein sequence MQSIDLDELLDRATRAARRRTPDAELRGLRRLEGGVSSLTFASTLVGDREDRPVVLKVAPAGLAPVRNRDVLRQARVLRALGRLPGFPVPDVLFEDAGDPPDVPPLFAMSLAPGESYEPLLDVSDAPPTPADVAERVRVAARALATLQSVPPRRIGLGAEPPAAVDDELERWRRLFETVDADIAPGHERLYARLAERVPAGIEPRLLHGDYRLANMLFEGPRLAAVIDWEIWSVGDPRSDLAWLLMHLAPAHVFHEDRPAADRAAGSLLPTRDQLWDEYAGARRALGAADHELAATAADLDWFLGVCCYKTASTIAVIWKRERKLASPDPKLVTAARHLHEVLAAGHAVLDRTSTTTLPTAVRSSSAASASAARSSG encoded by the coding sequence GTGCAGAGCATCGACCTCGACGAACTCCTCGATCGCGCGACCAGGGCCGCCCGGCGTCGTACGCCGGACGCGGAGCTGCGCGGGCTGCGGCGCCTGGAGGGCGGCGTGTCCAGCCTGACCTTCGCCTCGACGCTGGTCGGGGACCGGGAGGACCGGCCGGTGGTGCTGAAGGTGGCGCCGGCCGGCCTGGCGCCGGTCCGCAACCGGGACGTGCTGCGCCAGGCGCGCGTGCTGCGCGCGCTCGGGCGGCTGCCGGGGTTCCCGGTGCCGGACGTGCTGTTCGAGGACGCGGGCGACCCGCCCGACGTGCCGCCGCTGTTCGCGATGTCCCTGGCTCCGGGGGAGTCCTACGAGCCGCTGCTCGACGTCTCCGACGCGCCGCCGACCCCCGCGGACGTGGCCGAGCGGGTCCGGGTCGCGGCCCGCGCGCTGGCCACGCTGCAGTCCGTGCCGCCGCGACGGATCGGTCTCGGCGCCGAGCCGCCGGCCGCGGTCGACGACGAGCTGGAGCGCTGGCGCCGGCTCTTCGAGACCGTCGACGCGGACATCGCGCCCGGCCACGAGCGGCTCTACGCCCGCCTCGCCGAGCGGGTGCCCGCCGGCATCGAGCCCCGGCTGCTGCACGGCGACTACCGGCTGGCCAACATGCTCTTCGAGGGCCCGCGGCTCGCCGCCGTCATCGACTGGGAGATCTGGTCGGTGGGCGACCCGCGCTCCGACCTGGCCTGGCTGCTGATGCACCTCGCCCCGGCCCACGTCTTCCACGAGGACCGCCCGGCCGCCGATCGCGCGGCCGGGTCACTGCTCCCGACGCGTGACCAGCTCTGGGACGAGTACGCCGGCGCCCGCCGCGCGCTGGGCGCCGCGGACCACGAGCTCGCGGCGACGGCCGCGGACCTGGACTGGTTCCTCGGCGTGTGCTGCTACAAGACGGCGTCCACGATCGCGGTGATCTGGAAGCGGGAGCGCAAGCTGGCGAGCCCGGACCCGAAGCTGGTGACCGCCGCCCGGCACCTGCACGAGGTGCTGGCGGCCGGTCACGCCGTGCTGGACCGGACCTCGACCACGACCTTGCCGACCGCCGTCCGCTCGTCGAGCGCGGCGAGCGCGTCGGCCGCCCGCTCCAGCGGGTAG
- a CDS encoding PucR family transcriptional regulator: MAAPTPPSADPRQRFEELNRRYAVELRLSAVSAGGGGIGGLVTAVAELTANPIWLIDPQRRVVSRSARARGSDFRPPEVDELLAHHGPADLSGAQPLLVAAQPARGVVRRHLLMPVRRDDCLFAWLVMAEVSGRLTREDSALVGRAAFHLASEYAVQRRVARASWNARATLARQLVRGHTRDDDIADAAEYLGVQADADRVLVYVSDVVGAQPSDEAHDEESLSALVAVDLGVEVLATRGREGMILLVEVPDGQAAVAFVHRVKQAMRRLLAAIGQPDATVGVSGVTRPAALQRAYRETREVVLCVDRFARTSERVIAVDDLGPARLFVANGDLGAVRRYVQDVIGALLDGGPGTADLLRTLQCFFDTGRSVRESAARLGIHENTVRLRMAKVHDLTGLDVASDANDQLSAQTALLVLRLEGHPAIPAFDERHGFTDDTERGKDTA; encoded by the coding sequence ATGGCTGCCCCGACCCCACCCTCGGCCGACCCGCGCCAGCGCTTCGAGGAGCTCAACCGCCGCTACGCCGTGGAGCTGCGCCTCTCCGCCGTGTCCGCCGGCGGGGGCGGCATCGGTGGGCTGGTCACGGCGGTCGCCGAGCTGACGGCCAACCCGATCTGGCTGATCGACCCGCAGCGGCGCGTGGTCTCCCGCTCGGCGCGGGCGCGCGGCTCCGACTTCCGCCCGCCCGAGGTCGACGAGCTGCTGGCACACCACGGTCCCGCCGACCTCTCGGGCGCCCAGCCGCTGCTGGTCGCGGCCCAGCCGGCCCGGGGCGTCGTACGCCGCCACCTGCTGATGCCGGTGCGCCGCGACGACTGCCTGTTCGCCTGGCTGGTGATGGCCGAGGTCTCCGGCCGCCTCACGCGCGAGGACTCCGCGCTGGTGGGCCGCGCGGCCTTCCACCTCGCGAGCGAGTACGCCGTCCAGCGCCGGGTCGCGCGCGCCTCCTGGAACGCGCGTGCCACCCTGGCCCGCCAGCTGGTCCGCGGGCACACCCGCGACGACGACATCGCCGACGCGGCGGAGTACCTCGGCGTCCAGGCGGACGCCGACCGGGTGCTCGTCTACGTCTCCGACGTCGTCGGCGCCCAGCCGAGCGACGAGGCCCACGACGAGGAGAGCCTGTCCGCGCTGGTCGCGGTCGACCTCGGCGTGGAGGTGCTCGCGACCCGGGGGCGCGAGGGCATGATCCTGCTCGTCGAGGTGCCCGACGGCCAGGCCGCCGTGGCGTTCGTGCACCGGGTCAAGCAGGCCATGCGCCGGCTGCTCGCCGCCATCGGCCAACCGGACGCCACCGTCGGCGTCTCGGGCGTGACCCGACCCGCCGCACTCCAGCGCGCCTACCGAGAGACGCGGGAGGTGGTGCTCTGCGTCGACCGCTTCGCCCGGACCTCGGAGCGGGTGATCGCCGTCGACGACCTCGGTCCCGCCCGCCTCTTCGTCGCGAACGGCGACCTCGGAGCCGTCCGCCGCTACGTGCAGGACGTCATCGGCGCGCTGCTCGACGGCGGCCCCGGCACCGCCGACCTGCTGCGGACCCTGCAGTGCTTCTTCGACACCGGCCGCAGCGTCCGCGAGTCCGCCGCGCGGCTCGGCATCCACGAGAACACCGTGCGCCTGCGGATGGCGAAGGTGCACGACCTGACCGGGCTGGACGTGGCCTCCGACGCCAACGACCAGCTCTCCGCCCAGACCGCGCTGCTCGTACTGCGCCTGGAGGGCCACCCCGCGATCCCGGCGTTCGACGAGCGCCACGGCTTCACCGACGACACCGAACGAGGGAAGGACACCGCATGA
- a CDS encoding SDR family oxidoreductase: MRRRALVTGAGREGGIGQAIVSRLSDDGFEVVTLDKEPGCTWQVDIARDELPDFGEIDVYVANAAITTLFGAAHTFSMDKWQLDLDINLTGTFRVLQQCLAGMRERGYGRIVVISSTSGTQGMPAQVSYATSKAGLIGMVKTVAAENVRTGVTANCVLPGMTASSGILGMPEEIKDAWLESLPNGFVDPADIANGVAFFASETSGMVTGQLLTVDGGDELNTRSVTASVARR, translated from the coding sequence ATGAGGCGCCGAGCACTGGTGACCGGAGCAGGCCGCGAGGGCGGCATCGGACAGGCGATCGTGAGCCGCCTGAGCGACGACGGCTTCGAGGTCGTGACGCTCGACAAGGAGCCCGGCTGCACCTGGCAGGTCGACATCGCCCGCGACGAGCTCCCCGACTTCGGCGAGATCGACGTCTACGTCGCCAATGCCGCGATCACCACCCTGTTCGGCGCCGCGCACACCTTCTCGATGGACAAGTGGCAGCTCGACCTCGACATCAACCTGACCGGCACCTTCCGGGTTCTCCAGCAGTGCCTGGCCGGCATGCGCGAGCGCGGCTACGGCCGGATCGTCGTCATCTCCAGCACCTCCGGCACCCAGGGCATGCCGGCCCAGGTGTCGTACGCGACCTCGAAGGCCGGGCTGATCGGCATGGTGAAGACCGTCGCCGCCGAGAACGTGCGCACCGGCGTCACGGCGAACTGCGTACTGCCCGGCATGACCGCCTCCTCCGGCATCCTCGGCATGCCCGAGGAGATCAAGGACGCTTGGCTCGAGAGCCTGCCCAACGGCTTCGTCGACCCGGCCGACATCGCCAACGGGGTGGCCTTCTTCGCCAGCGAGACGTCCGGCATGGTGACCGGCCAGCTGCTCACCGTCGACGGCGGCGACGAGCTGAACACCCGCTCGGTCACCGCCTCGGTGGCCCGCCGCTGA
- a CDS encoding NADPH:quinone oxidoreductase family protein: MRAVVVETLDGPRSAVLKDVPAPVGAHPRAGGRRVLVDVHAVGLSFIDPLQTWGRYQGGVPAPYVCGSEVSGVVAEAPADSWLEVGDRISGIVWQGAMAEQALALDDFVVKIPDSMSYAEGAGIYMNYATAWYALDRAGAREGETVLVTGAAGGVGTCVLDLGPAFGVSTIALVSSAAKEEMARTAGATHVVRSDGDWLTQVRELTGGRGVEVFVDMVGGDGFLDTVRSLRIGGRGVIVGFAGGSIPELRMNRLLLRNLTLTGITMDVMETEHPGTLDRVRLGVQKLLDEGRLTPAIGAVYPLERAADALAALDERTAVGKVVVEVRSSTA, encoded by the coding sequence ATGCGTGCCGTTGTCGTCGAGACCCTCGACGGGCCCCGTTCCGCCGTACTGAAGGACGTGCCCGCACCCGTCGGCGCCCATCCCCGAGCCGGCGGTCGCCGGGTCCTGGTGGACGTCCACGCCGTCGGGCTGTCCTTCATCGATCCGCTGCAGACCTGGGGCCGCTACCAGGGCGGGGTCCCCGCGCCGTACGTGTGCGGATCGGAGGTCTCCGGCGTGGTCGCGGAGGCGCCGGCGGACTCGTGGCTGGAGGTGGGCGACCGGATCTCCGGCATCGTCTGGCAGGGCGCGATGGCCGAGCAGGCGCTCGCCCTCGACGACTTCGTGGTCAAGATCCCCGACTCGATGTCGTACGCCGAGGGCGCCGGCATCTACATGAACTACGCCACCGCCTGGTACGCCCTCGACCGCGCCGGCGCCCGCGAGGGTGAGACCGTGCTGGTGACCGGCGCGGCGGGCGGCGTCGGCACCTGCGTGCTCGACCTCGGGCCCGCCTTCGGCGTCTCCACGATCGCGCTGGTGTCCAGCGCCGCCAAGGAGGAGATGGCCCGGACCGCGGGCGCGACCCACGTCGTGCGCAGCGACGGCGACTGGCTGACCCAGGTGCGCGAGCTCACCGGCGGGCGCGGGGTCGAGGTCTTCGTCGACATGGTGGGCGGGGACGGCTTCCTCGACACCGTGCGCTCGCTGCGGATCGGCGGACGCGGCGTGATCGTCGGGTTCGCCGGCGGCTCGATCCCCGAGCTCCGGATGAACCGGCTGCTGCTGCGCAATCTCACCCTCACCGGCATCACCATGGACGTGATGGAGACCGAGCACCCGGGCACCCTCGACCGGGTGCGCCTCGGTGTGCAGAAGCTGCTCGACGAGGGCCGCCTCACGCCGGCGATCGGCGCGGTCTACCCGCTGGAGCGGGCGGCCGACGCGCTCGCCGCGCTCGACGAGCGGACGGCGGTCGGCAAGGTCGTGGTCGAGGTCCGGTCCAGCACGGCGTGA
- a CDS encoding tyrosine-protein phosphatase, which yields MPSETDDTVLTATSRVRVVDGAHNLRDLGGLATLDGRRVRRGRVFRGDYPGFAHADPDAYAELGLRTVVDLRRGTEAAVECVDWAALGVAHRRWPLTAGREDSWHARYPAYLSRRPETVVGAVREAMRPAGHPVLFHCAAGKDRTGVVAALLLALLGVAEEDIVADYLLSAASVGPVLARLTTMDLYAAMLADSGVDDQAPRAEYLRSLLTWLADEGGAEAWLVRHGVPTEEIVAFRTALLEG from the coding sequence GTGCCTTCCGAGACCGACGACACCGTCCTGACCGCGACCTCCCGGGTCCGCGTCGTCGACGGCGCCCACAACCTGCGTGACCTGGGCGGCCTGGCCACCCTCGACGGTCGTCGGGTCCGCCGGGGCCGGGTGTTCCGCGGCGACTATCCCGGCTTCGCGCACGCCGATCCCGATGCGTACGCCGAGCTCGGGCTGAGGACGGTCGTCGACCTGCGGCGGGGGACCGAGGCGGCGGTGGAGTGCGTGGACTGGGCCGCCCTGGGGGTGGCTCACCGGCGCTGGCCGCTCACCGCGGGCCGGGAGGACTCGTGGCACGCGCGCTACCCGGCGTACCTGTCCCGGCGGCCGGAGACGGTGGTAGGGGCGGTGCGCGAGGCGATGCGTCCCGCCGGGCATCCGGTGCTCTTCCACTGCGCGGCGGGCAAGGACCGCACCGGCGTCGTGGCGGCGCTGCTGCTCGCGCTGCTCGGGGTGGCGGAGGAGGACATCGTCGCGGACTACCTGCTGTCCGCCGCCAGCGTGGGCCCGGTGCTGGCCCGGCTGACCACCATGGACCTCTATGCCGCGATGCTGGCCGACAGTGGGGTCGACGACCAGGCGCCGCGCGCGGAGTACCTCCGGTCCCTGCTGACCTGGCTCGCGGACGAGGGTGGCGCCGAGGCGTGGCTGGTGCGCCACGGCGTACCGACGGAGGAGATCGTCGCCTTCCGGACCGCGCTCCTGGAGGGCTGA
- a CDS encoding TetR family transcriptional regulator: protein MSTPAEERIRTAAFDLFTARGFDATTVDDIAAAAGVGRTTFFRKFRAKEDAVFPPHDELLAELSARLHAADPDEIHQAVLDAARFVFAHYLAEGQRARQRYTLTRTVPALQIRELVGTQEYVHLFRTALHAHAGDDGFAAAHHDEQYASAVVTAHNYVLRRWLRGDTQDHQARAELERAFDDVRDRLAAPAGPRGGVTTTVVVVAGSTDPDSIAAQVRSALTAD from the coding sequence GTGAGCACGCCCGCCGAGGAACGCATCAGGACCGCAGCCTTCGACCTGTTCACCGCCCGCGGCTTCGACGCGACCACCGTCGACGACATCGCCGCCGCCGCCGGCGTCGGTCGCACCACCTTCTTCCGCAAGTTCCGCGCGAAGGAGGACGCCGTCTTCCCCCCGCACGACGAGCTCCTGGCCGAGCTGTCCGCGCGGCTGCACGCCGCCGACCCCGACGAGATCCACCAGGCCGTCCTCGACGCCGCCCGCTTCGTGTTCGCCCACTACCTCGCCGAGGGCCAGCGCGCCCGCCAGCGCTACACGCTCACCCGCACCGTCCCCGCCCTCCAGATCCGCGAGCTCGTCGGCACCCAGGAGTACGTCCACCTGTTCCGCACCGCCCTGCACGCCCACGCCGGCGACGACGGCTTCGCCGCCGCCCACCACGACGAGCAGTACGCCTCCGCCGTCGTCACCGCCCACAACTACGTGCTGCGCCGCTGGCTGCGCGGCGACACCCAGGACCACCAGGCCCGAGCCGAGCTGGAGCGGGCCTTCGACGACGTACGCGACCGCCTGGCCGCCCCGGCCGGTCCCCGCGGCGGCGTCACGACCACCGTCGTGGTCGTCGCCGGCAGCACCGACCCGGACTCGATCGCCGCACAGGTGCGCAGCGCGTTGACGGCGGACTAG
- a CDS encoding SDR family NAD(P)-dependent oxidoreductase — MVTTPQTPYAPAAWQDRFRLDGKVAVVTGASSGLGVAIAQGMAAAGADVAIGARRLAMLDETRALVEGLGRRCVAVETDVTSVEHCDRLVAAAVDQLGGCDILVNNAGIGGAYNAATEDPPEHFRSVVDVNLFGSYWMAQAAGRVMPAGGAVVNISSVMAVTTAKMPAAGYSAAKAGVLGLTRDLAAQWGPRGIRVNAILPGVFLTEATANYSPRYQQAIIDARVPAGRLGDPVEIASTAVFLASDAAAYVTGVGVPVDGGVLLL; from the coding sequence ATGGTGACCACTCCGCAGACCCCCTACGCCCCCGCCGCCTGGCAGGACCGGTTCCGGCTGGACGGCAAGGTGGCCGTCGTGACCGGCGCCTCCAGCGGGCTCGGCGTGGCCATCGCGCAAGGCATGGCCGCGGCCGGCGCCGACGTCGCGATCGGCGCGCGCCGGCTGGCGATGCTCGACGAGACCCGGGCCCTGGTCGAGGGGCTGGGCCGCCGCTGCGTCGCCGTCGAGACCGACGTGACCTCCGTCGAGCACTGCGACCGCCTCGTCGCCGCCGCCGTGGACCAGCTCGGCGGCTGCGACATCCTGGTCAACAACGCCGGCATCGGCGGCGCCTACAACGCCGCCACCGAGGACCCGCCCGAGCACTTCCGGTCCGTCGTCGACGTGAACCTCTTCGGCTCGTACTGGATGGCCCAGGCCGCCGGCCGGGTGATGCCGGCGGGCGGCGCGGTGGTGAACATCTCCAGCGTGATGGCCGTGACCACCGCGAAGATGCCGGCCGCCGGCTACAGCGCGGCCAAGGCCGGCGTCCTCGGCCTGACCCGCGACCTGGCCGCGCAGTGGGGCCCGCGAGGCATCCGGGTGAACGCCATCCTCCCCGGCGTCTTCCTCACCGAGGCCACCGCGAACTACAGCCCCCGCTACCAGCAGGCCATCATCGACGCCCGGGTCCCCGCCGGCCGGCTCGGCGACCCGGTCGAGATCGCCAGCACCGCGGTGTTCCTCGCGTCCGACGCCGCGGCGTACGTCACCGGTGTCGGCGTCCCCGTCGACGGTGGGGTGCTGCTGCTCTGA
- a CDS encoding NADPH:quinone oxidoreductase family protein — MRGLVVPRTTGPDAVELREDLPEPEGAHPWAHGERLLVEVRAAAVAFPDLLQSRGAYQHGTPAPYVTGGEYAGVVLEAPPGSRFRTGDRVAGLSVWGAAAERVLAIPRYTVRLPATMSWADGAAFFLNYATAWFTLHRAGFADGESVLVHGAAGGVGTATLDLLRGRAAPSIAVVSSEAKAAVAAECGAEVVLRTDDAWAQQCRDLTGHGVDVVVDPVGGGRFTDSLRALDTGGRLMVVGFAEGAIPEVKVNRLLLRNLSVVGVALDPWEQRFPGYAPELVAGLEAAADQGRVRPYVGHRLELGEARDALGILDRREAHGKVVIDIAGAARG, encoded by the coding sequence ATGCGCGGGCTGGTCGTCCCGCGGACCACGGGGCCCGACGCCGTCGAGCTGCGCGAGGACCTGCCCGAGCCCGAAGGCGCCCACCCGTGGGCCCACGGCGAGCGGCTGCTGGTGGAGGTGCGCGCGGCCGCGGTCGCCTTCCCGGACCTGCTGCAGAGCCGGGGTGCGTACCAGCACGGCACCCCGGCGCCGTACGTCACCGGGGGTGAGTACGCCGGCGTCGTCCTCGAGGCGCCGCCCGGCTCCCGGTTCCGTACCGGCGACCGGGTGGCCGGGTTGAGCGTGTGGGGCGCGGCCGCCGAGCGGGTGCTGGCGATCCCGCGCTACACGGTCCGGCTGCCGGCGACGATGTCGTGGGCGGACGGCGCGGCCTTCTTCCTGAACTACGCCACCGCCTGGTTCACCCTGCACCGTGCGGGCTTCGCGGACGGCGAGTCGGTGCTGGTGCACGGCGCCGCCGGCGGCGTCGGCACCGCGACCCTCGACCTGCTGCGCGGGCGCGCCGCGCCCTCGATCGCGGTGGTCTCCTCCGAGGCCAAGGCAGCGGTCGCCGCGGAGTGCGGAGCCGAGGTGGTGCTGCGCACCGACGACGCCTGGGCCCAGCAGTGCCGCGACCTGACCGGCCACGGCGTGGACGTCGTCGTCGACCCCGTCGGCGGCGGCCGGTTCACCGACTCGCTGCGCGCGCTCGACACCGGCGGCCGCCTCATGGTGGTCGGCTTCGCCGAGGGCGCGATCCCGGAGGTCAAGGTCAACCGGCTGCTGCTGCGCAACCTCAGCGTCGTCGGGGTGGCCCTCGACCCCTGGGAGCAGCGCTTCCCCGGCTACGCGCCCGAGCTGGTCGCCGGCCTCGAGGCCGCGGCGGATCAGGGCCGGGTCCGTCCGTACGTCGGCCACCGGCTCGAGCTCGGCGAGGCCCGTGACGCGCTGGGGATCCTGGACCGGCGGGAGGCGCACGGGAAGGTCGTCATCGACATCGCCGGGGCGGCTCGGGGGTGA